The following proteins are co-located in the Hippoglossus stenolepis isolate QCI-W04-F060 chromosome 23, HSTE1.2, whole genome shotgun sequence genome:
- the si:dkey-85k7.11 gene encoding endonuclease domain-containing 1 protein: protein MRLFPTWALSFSLLTAYHPVSATVSDSFRDCSHFFYMETPPAGVGGHSLRRICQVYADKARYATLYDSSRRLPLYSAYIFQKSDGKRRMDTPWMFEPQLLSGDESAQMRALPLTDDSPPLIEGSQAVLEDYTDAVGYRRGPLNPDLHQAEPDDKSSTYTLTNVVPLITDFLDTSWNPYLDTVRQRLNNFCQGKSFMVAGVTVSGATIQRDNRDRLAIPKHLWLAYCCPWFDRNSPYEVRFMFPSYGGYALNGQTGHSVVEVPLKSLEDFLRSQTDIFRDMTIFYKGCVSENPFKRTETWPEETDLTKINFN, encoded by the exons ATGCGTCTGTTCCCCACCTGGGCCCTGTCCTTCTCCCTGCTGACGGCCTACCACCCGGTGAGTGCCACCGTGTCAGACAGCTTCAGAGACTGCAGCCATTTTTTCTACATGGAGACTCCACCTGCAGGGGTCGGAGGGCACAGCCTGAGGAGGATCTGCCAGGTGTATGCAGACAAAGCTCGCTATGCCACATTGTACGACAGCAGCCGCCGTCTACCCCTCTACTCGGCCTACATCTTTCAGAAGTCTGAcgggaagaggaggatggacaCACCCTGGATGTTTGAGCCTCAG TTGCTCTCTGGTGATGAAAGTGCACAAATGAGAGCCCTTCCCCTCACTGACGACTCCCCCCCTCTGATTGAGGGCAGCCAGGCCGTGCTGGAGGACTACACAGACGCCGTTGGGTACAGACGTGGCCCGCTGAATCCTGACTTGCACCAAGCAGAGCCAGATGACAAATCCTCCACCTACACCCTGACCAATGTAGTGCCATTAATCACAGACTTCCTGGATACCTCCTGGAATCCATACTTGGACACCGTCCGCCAGCGCCTCAATAACTTCTGCCAAGGCAAATCTTTCATGGTGGCAGGGGTGACTGTTTCAGGGGCGACTATCCAGCGAGATAACAGGGACCGCCTAGCGATCCCAAAACACTTGTGGCTGGCGTACTGCTGCCCCTGGTTCGACCGCAACTCCCCATATGAGGTGAGGTTTATGTTCCCCAGTTACGGGGGCTATGCACTGAATGGACAGACTGGCCACAGTGTGGTGGAGGTGCCTCTGAAGTCTCTGGAGGACTTCCTGAGGAGCCAGACAGACATCTTTAGGGACATGACTATTTTCTATAAAGGCTGTGTGTCGGAAAATCCCTTCAAGCGAACAGAGACATGGCCTGAGGAAACAGACCTAACTAAGATAAACTTCAATTGA
- the LOC118102627 gene encoding endonuclease domain-containing 1 protein → MAFWAQKGVLLVALLTSAVRGRVEKELSPECREFLYMGTPPTGLGHHSLQFICQCYNKRARYVTLYNTVDRIPVYSAYTFKRSEGDRCVDVPWMYEPQLSTSSDTDEMQPFPRGYIHKNFEDAQAVLDDYTNAVLYERGSLNPDEHQGEPDDKASTYTLTNVVPMVPDFHNTVWSKREHVVRKRLNNYCRGRAYVVTGVTTSGKMIRRQNINRIAVPTYLWSAYCCVDFDHNAPYVERYKFPSFAHYGLNEENNEVVEMSVQKLKEFLQRTTFVDQNFQIFVGDCVPPTQV, encoded by the exons ATGGCATTTTGGGCGCAGAAGGGCGTCCTGCTCGTCGCCTTGTTAACATCAGCGGTGAGGGGGAGAGTGGAGAAAGAGCTGTCTCCAGAGTGCAGGGAATTCCTCTACATGGGGACACCACCGACAGGGCTGGGGCACCACTCCCTGCAGTTCATTTGTCAATGTTACAACAAGAGGGCACGCTATGTGACGCTGTACAACACCGTGGACCGTATACCTGTCTACTCTGCCTACACCTTCAAACGCTCCGAGGGGGACAGATGCGTCGATGTGCCTTGGATGTATGAACCTCag CTATCCACATCCTCTGATACCGATGAGATGCAGCCCTTCCCGCGTGGTTACATCCACAAGAATTTTGAAGATGCCCAAGCTGTTCTGGATGACTACACGAACGCCGTCCTCTACGAACGTGGCAGCCTCAACCCAGACGAGCATCAGGGCGAGCCTGACGACAAGGCCTCCACCTACACCCTGACCAACGTGGTACCCATGGTGCCCGACTTCCACAACACAGTCTGGAGCAAACGGGAGCATGTTGTCCGCAAACGGCTAAACAACTACTGCCGTGGCAGAGCTTACGTCGTCACGGGTGTCACCACGTCGGGGAAGATGATCCGCCGGCAGAACATCAACCGCATTGCAGTGCCAACGTACCTGTGGTCGGCTTATTGCTGTGTTGACTTCGACCACAACGCTCCTTATGTTGAGCGCTACAAGTTCCCGTCTTTTGCTCACTACGGCCTCAATGAGGAGAACAACGAGGTGGTGGAAATGTCCGTCCAGAAGCTGAAGGAGTTCCTCCAGAGGACCACCTTTGTAGACCAGAACTTTCAGATCTTTGTCGGTGACTGTGTCCCACCCACACAGGTTTAG
- the ufsp1 gene encoding inactive Ufm1-specific protease 1 gives MDERVVAAEGIDWGGSGAEEEMPDQDKPLSKSVHTDLPLPLSCPLKCTLIKGDYLYFHYGCDGQDDRGWGCGYRTVETMTSWICHNLSPPKHQSRPPPSLPEIQQALVAMGDKPGSFSGSREWIGTFEASLVLDYFYDVPCKLVHIRGGEAQLEHVAAEELHQHFEQHGSPVMMGGDRDNSSKGVVGVCTGDKGSYLLVVDPHYYGRQLEKTELQRRGWVVWRRVSSLDQSSFYNLCLPQTAKTTNVNWMADL, from the coding sequence ATGGATGAGAGGGTCGTGGCAGCGGAGGGGATTGACTGGGGAGGGagtggagctgaggaggagatgcCTGATCAGGACAAACCTTTATCAAAGAGCGTCCACACTGATCTTCCTCTGCCCCTCTCATGTCCTCTGAAATGCACACTGATCAAAGGAGACTATCTCTACTTCCATTATGGCTGCGATGGACAAGATGACAGAGGCTGGGGATGTGGCTACCGCACCGTCGAGACGATGACCTCCTGGATTTGCCACAACTTGTCTCCACCGAAGCACCAGAGCAGACCCCCACCCAGCCTCCCAGAGATCCAGCAGGCCTTGGTCGCCATGGGGGACAAGCCGGGCTCCTTCTCGGGCTCCAGGGAGTGGATCGGAACATTCGAGGCCTCCCTGGTTCTGGACTATTTCTATGACGTTCCCTGTAAGTTGGTGCACATCAGAGGTGGAGAGGCACAGCTGGAGCATGTTGCAGCGGAGGAGCTCCATCAGCACTTTGAGCAGCATGGGTCTCCAGTCATGATGGGCGGGGACAGGGACAATTCCTCTAAGGGTGTAGTGGGGGTGTGCACTGGGGACAAGGGGAGTTACTTGCTAGTCGTTGACCCTCACTACTACGGACGTCAGCTGGAgaagacagagctgcagagacgagGGTGGGTGGTGTGGAGAAGAGTCTCCTCTTTGGACCAGAGTTCTTTTTACAATCTGTGCTTGCCTCAGACTGCCAAAACAACTAACGTAAACTGGATGGCAGACCTATGA